A genome region from Triticum aestivum cultivar Chinese Spring chromosome 2B, IWGSC CS RefSeq v2.1, whole genome shotgun sequence includes the following:
- the LOC123046163 gene encoding uncharacterized protein isoform X1, with the protein MPSLLSPFAAGDCSADKFDPDYLYFLRHLRTEGSSYVLELPPGGASPAPVIRYESPIAISDGECVSDPSPGGASANRRSEERDSSVETPPSWIDSIVDIDEDYRLFLHHTCVVNNRLKLQMGGVVVDYEPDPDAAQSGGSSGIEEQSEKEAAVASSGVEEQAVDSDVPVVIMPEPNAYDWRADPAPRQRMQGQEDIGHKDAQPRVASSHRSDVIWPPHINRRPDSDFKRRLMDALQKPFSRKEYIKLFDMASIRTPLVKLRQVRNDAKFYPTEEMGNSYFDHYPDLVEQVTNTSFSKGLALMRGFFFWLQEKALMYCHSFSGVGIIDVLNVEHAAANKTPCLSLITPVEPFPSSL; encoded by the exons ATGccctccctcctctcccccttcgccGCCGGCGACTGCTCCGCCGATAAGTTCGACCCCGACTACCTCTACTTCCTCCGCCACCTTCGCACCGAAGGCAGCTCCTATGTCCTCGAGCTCCCGCCCGGCGGCGCCTCCCCTGCCCCCGTCATCAGGTACGAGTCCCCCATCGCCATCTCTGACGGCGAATGCGTCTCGGACCCCTCCCCGGGCGGCGCAAGCGCCAACCGCCGGTCGGAAGAGAGGGACTCGTCGGTGGAGACGCCCCCCTCGTGGATCGACTCCATCGTCGACATCGACGAGGATTACCGCCTTTTCCTGCACCACACGTGCGTGGTGAATAACCGCCTGAAGCTCCAGATGGGGGGCGTCGTTGTGGACTACGAGCCGGACCCGGACGCCGCGCAATCTGGAGGCAGCAGCGGGATCGAGGAGCAATCGGAGAAAGAGGCGGCCGTTGCTTCCTCGGGGGTAGAGGAGCAGGCAGTCGACTCAGATGTGCCGGTTGTAATCATGCCGGAGCCGAACGCCTACGACTGGCGTGCGGATCCAGCCCCTCGTCAAAGGATGCAGGGTCAGGAAGATATTGGGCACAAGGATGCTCAGCCTCGCGTTGCTTCG TCACATAGATCAGATGTTATATGGCCTCCACATATCAACCGTAGGCCAGATTCAGACTTCAAGCGAAGATTGATGGATGCTCTTCAGAAGCCATTTAGCCGGAAAGAGTATATTAAGCTGTTTGACATGGCTTCTATTCGTACTCCTTTAGTGAAGTTGCGACAGGTGCGCAATGATGCAAAATTCTACCCTACCGAGGAGATGGGCAATTCATATTTTGATCATTACCCAG ATCTTGTTGAACAAGTTACAAACACTAGCTTTTCGAAGGGTTTAGCTCTGatgcgtggatttttcttctggtTGCAG GAGAAGGCCCTGATGTACTGCCATAGCTTCAGCGGTGTGGGTATCATTGACGTGCTGAATGTAGAGCATGCAGCCGCTAACAAAACACCATGTTTGTCTCTAATCACACCCGTGGAGCCTTTCCCCTCTTCATTGTGA
- the LOC123046163 gene encoding uncharacterized protein isoform X3, with amino-acid sequence MPSLLSPFAAGDCSADKFDPDYLYFLRHLRTEGSSYVLELPPGGASPAPVIRYESPIAISDGECVSDPSPGGASANRRSEERDSSVETPPSWIDSIVDIDEDYRLFLHHTCVVNNRLKLQMGGVVVDYEPDPDAAQSGGSSGIEEQSEKEAAVASSGVEEQAVDSDVPVVIMPEPNAYDWRADPAPRQRMQGQEDIGHKDAQPRVASSHRSDVIWPPHINRRPDSDFKRRLMDALQKPFSRKEYIKLFDMASIRTPLVKLRQVRNDAKFYPTEEMGNSYFDHYPDLVEQVTNTSFSKGLALMRGFFFWLQCTRGSIQAMDR; translated from the exons ATGccctccctcctctcccccttcgccGCCGGCGACTGCTCCGCCGATAAGTTCGACCCCGACTACCTCTACTTCCTCCGCCACCTTCGCACCGAAGGCAGCTCCTATGTCCTCGAGCTCCCGCCCGGCGGCGCCTCCCCTGCCCCCGTCATCAGGTACGAGTCCCCCATCGCCATCTCTGACGGCGAATGCGTCTCGGACCCCTCCCCGGGCGGCGCAAGCGCCAACCGCCGGTCGGAAGAGAGGGACTCGTCGGTGGAGACGCCCCCCTCGTGGATCGACTCCATCGTCGACATCGACGAGGATTACCGCCTTTTCCTGCACCACACGTGCGTGGTGAATAACCGCCTGAAGCTCCAGATGGGGGGCGTCGTTGTGGACTACGAGCCGGACCCGGACGCCGCGCAATCTGGAGGCAGCAGCGGGATCGAGGAGCAATCGGAGAAAGAGGCGGCCGTTGCTTCCTCGGGGGTAGAGGAGCAGGCAGTCGACTCAGATGTGCCGGTTGTAATCATGCCGGAGCCGAACGCCTACGACTGGCGTGCGGATCCAGCCCCTCGTCAAAGGATGCAGGGTCAGGAAGATATTGGGCACAAGGATGCTCAGCCTCGCGTTGCTTCG TCACATAGATCAGATGTTATATGGCCTCCACATATCAACCGTAGGCCAGATTCAGACTTCAAGCGAAGATTGATGGATGCTCTTCAGAAGCCATTTAGCCGGAAAGAGTATATTAAGCTGTTTGACATGGCTTCTATTCGTACTCCTTTAGTGAAGTTGCGACAGGTGCGCAATGATGCAAAATTCTACCCTACCGAGGAGATGGGCAATTCATATTTTGATCATTACCCAG ATCTTGTTGAACAAGTTACAAACACTAGCTTTTCGAAGGGTTTAGCTCTGatgcgtggatttttcttctggtTGCAG TGCACACGAGGATCAATTCAGGCCATGGATAGATGA
- the LOC123046163 gene encoding uncharacterized protein isoform X2 produces MPSLLSPFAAGDCSADKFDPDYLYFLRHLRTEGSSYVLELPPGGASPAPVIRYESPIAISDGECVSDPSPGGASANRRSEERDSSVETPPSWIDSIVDIDEDYRLFLHHTCVVNNRLKLQMGGVVVDYEPDPDAAQSGGSSGIEEQSEKEAAVASSGVEEQAVDSDVPVVIMPEPNAYDWRADPAPRQRMQGQEDIGHKDAQPRVASSHRSDVIWPPHINRRPDSDFKRRLMDALQKPFSRKEYIKLFDMASIRTPLVKLRQVRNDAKFYPTEEMGNSYFDHYPDLVEQVTNTSFSKGLALMRGFFFWLQNSAHEDQFRPWIDDLKDQDVIPLMDLDYPLP; encoded by the exons ATGccctccctcctctcccccttcgccGCCGGCGACTGCTCCGCCGATAAGTTCGACCCCGACTACCTCTACTTCCTCCGCCACCTTCGCACCGAAGGCAGCTCCTATGTCCTCGAGCTCCCGCCCGGCGGCGCCTCCCCTGCCCCCGTCATCAGGTACGAGTCCCCCATCGCCATCTCTGACGGCGAATGCGTCTCGGACCCCTCCCCGGGCGGCGCAAGCGCCAACCGCCGGTCGGAAGAGAGGGACTCGTCGGTGGAGACGCCCCCCTCGTGGATCGACTCCATCGTCGACATCGACGAGGATTACCGCCTTTTCCTGCACCACACGTGCGTGGTGAATAACCGCCTGAAGCTCCAGATGGGGGGCGTCGTTGTGGACTACGAGCCGGACCCGGACGCCGCGCAATCTGGAGGCAGCAGCGGGATCGAGGAGCAATCGGAGAAAGAGGCGGCCGTTGCTTCCTCGGGGGTAGAGGAGCAGGCAGTCGACTCAGATGTGCCGGTTGTAATCATGCCGGAGCCGAACGCCTACGACTGGCGTGCGGATCCAGCCCCTCGTCAAAGGATGCAGGGTCAGGAAGATATTGGGCACAAGGATGCTCAGCCTCGCGTTGCTTCG TCACATAGATCAGATGTTATATGGCCTCCACATATCAACCGTAGGCCAGATTCAGACTTCAAGCGAAGATTGATGGATGCTCTTCAGAAGCCATTTAGCCGGAAAGAGTATATTAAGCTGTTTGACATGGCTTCTATTCGTACTCCTTTAGTGAAGTTGCGACAGGTGCGCAATGATGCAAAATTCTACCCTACCGAGGAGATGGGCAATTCATATTTTGATCATTACCCAG ATCTTGTTGAACAAGTTACAAACACTAGCTTTTCGAAGGGTTTAGCTCTGatgcgtggatttttcttctggtTGCAG AATAGTGCACACGAGGATCAATTCAGGCCATGGATAGATGATCTGAAAGATCAAGATGTTATTCCATTGATGGACTTAGATTACCCATTGCCTTAG